Proteins encoded within one genomic window of Microbacterium sp. LKL04:
- a CDS encoding DEAD/DEAH box helicase: MTEPTFGTLGVPAPLVTALAADGKTTPFPIQIDTLPDTLAGRDVLGRGRTGSGKTLAFSIPMVARLGQGLAGGTRRRGRILGLVLAPTRELATQIDRTLAPLAAAYGMKTATVFGGVNQNRQVEAIRGGADIVVACPGRLEDLMQQKLVSLDAVEITVIDEADHMADLGFLPGVTRILNATPQGAQRMLFSATLDNGVDKLVSRFLQNEVLHSVDEAHSPVAAMTHHVFHVPGSDEKKELVRFLASGTGRRILFLRTKHAAKKLAKQLTSQGIPSVDLHGNLSQPQRDRNLAAFSDGTARVLVATDVAARGVHVDNVELVVHVDPPMEHKAYLHRSGRTARAGAEGAVVTVVLPEQRRDVDSLLRKASISVTPETVTAASASVVELVGQIAPHVTPAPEQPHTRGGGQSQGANAQRKRAAREGQGGGRGQGGGRGEGGGRGRGQGRTSDATRRTADAPRRDGQPARAAGQAASHGAPKAAPAGGARRTGRRASGGGSLTVGSVVRQNGAGRRSGR; the protein is encoded by the coding sequence ATGACTGAACCCACGTTCGGCACGCTCGGCGTGCCCGCTCCCCTCGTCACCGCGCTCGCCGCGGACGGCAAGACCACCCCGTTCCCGATCCAGATCGACACGCTCCCCGACACGCTCGCCGGTCGCGACGTGCTCGGCCGCGGCCGCACCGGCTCGGGCAAGACCCTCGCCTTCTCGATCCCCATGGTCGCCCGCCTCGGACAGGGCCTGGCCGGCGGCACCCGCCGTCGCGGCCGCATCCTGGGCCTCGTCCTCGCACCGACCCGCGAACTCGCGACCCAGATCGACCGCACCCTCGCACCGCTAGCCGCCGCGTACGGGATGAAGACCGCGACGGTCTTCGGCGGCGTGAACCAGAACCGTCAGGTCGAGGCGATCCGCGGCGGTGCCGACATCGTCGTGGCCTGCCCCGGCCGCCTCGAGGACCTCATGCAGCAGAAGCTCGTGAGCCTCGACGCCGTCGAGATCACCGTCATCGATGAGGCCGACCACATGGCCGACCTCGGCTTCCTGCCCGGTGTCACCCGCATCCTGAACGCGACCCCGCAGGGCGCGCAGCGCATGCTGTTCAGCGCGACGCTGGACAACGGCGTCGACAAGCTCGTGAGCCGCTTCCTGCAGAACGAGGTGCTGCACTCGGTCGACGAGGCGCACTCTCCCGTCGCCGCGATGACGCACCACGTCTTCCACGTTCCCGGCTCCGACGAGAAGAAGGAGCTCGTGCGCTTCCTCGCCTCGGGCACCGGTCGCCGGATCCTGTTCCTGCGCACCAAGCACGCCGCGAAGAAGCTCGCGAAGCAGCTGACCTCGCAGGGCATCCCGTCGGTCGACCTGCACGGCAACCTCTCGCAGCCGCAGCGTGACCGCAACCTCGCCGCGTTCTCGGACGGTACCGCCCGGGTGCTCGTCGCGACCGACGTCGCCGCCCGCGGTGTGCACGTCGACAACGTCGAACTCGTCGTCCACGTCGACCCGCCCATGGAGCACAAGGCGTACCTGCACCGCTCGGGCCGCACCGCCCGCGCCGGCGCCGAGGGAGCCGTCGTCACCGTCGTGCTCCCGGAGCAGCGTCGCGACGTCGACTCGCTGCTGCGCAAGGCGTCGATCTCCGTCACGCCCGAGACCGTGACCGCGGCATCCGCCTCGGTCGTCGAGCTCGTCGGCCAGATCGCCCCGCACGTCACCCCGGCGCCCGAGCAGCCGCACACCCGCGGCGGGGGCCAGAGCCAGGGCGCGAATGCGCAGCGCAAGCGCGCCGCCCGCGAGGGTCAGGGCGGCGGACGCGGCCAGGGCGGCGGACGCGGCGAGGGCGGCGGGCGCGGTCGCGGTCAGGGCCGCACCTCCGACGCCACGCGCCGTACCGCAGACGCCCCGCGTCGCGACGGTCAGCCC
- the ypfJ gene encoding KPN_02809 family neutral zinc metallopeptidase: protein MTFNPNADVRGKSATRRGGRGPMIAGGAGVGVIGIAVLLFSLFTGQDLSGLLGGAPGGGGSEPGTALTNCQTGSDANNDDACRLDAGEEVINSYWEGEFGGDYRAPSLVIVDQQAQTPCGTASNQTGPFYCPTDETVYIDPTFWSILRGQLGAEGGDFAQLYVLAHEYGHHVQHLTGVFEDHPRDGTGEDSNAVRTELQADCFAGAWAAEAPKQTDAAGQPYLLEPTRAQIDDALSAAAAVGDDHIQEQSGRVNPESWTHGSSEQRQRWFMAGYEGGHAACDTFAVSGAEL, encoded by the coding sequence ATGACCTTCAACCCGAACGCGGATGTGCGGGGCAAGAGCGCGACCCGCCGCGGTGGCCGCGGCCCGATGATCGCCGGTGGCGCCGGAGTCGGGGTGATCGGCATCGCCGTGCTGCTCTTCTCGCTCTTCACCGGGCAGGACCTCAGCGGGCTTCTCGGGGGCGCGCCGGGCGGCGGCGGTTCCGAGCCGGGGACGGCGTTGACGAACTGCCAGACCGGCAGCGATGCGAACAACGACGACGCGTGCCGGCTCGACGCCGGCGAAGAGGTCATCAACTCCTACTGGGAGGGCGAGTTCGGCGGCGACTACCGGGCTCCGAGCCTCGTGATCGTCGATCAGCAGGCGCAGACGCCGTGCGGAACGGCATCCAATCAGACGGGTCCGTTCTACTGCCCGACCGACGAGACCGTGTACATCGACCCCACGTTCTGGTCGATCCTGCGCGGTCAGTTGGGCGCCGAGGGCGGCGACTTCGCGCAGCTGTACGTGCTCGCGCACGAGTACGGCCACCACGTGCAGCACCTGACGGGTGTCTTCGAGGACCACCCGCGCGACGGGACGGGTGAGGACAGCAACGCCGTCCGGACCGAACTGCAGGCCGACTGCTTCGCCGGAGCCTGGGCCGCAGAGGCTCCGAAGCAGACGGATGCCGCCGGGCAGCCCTACCTGCTCGAGCCGACGCGGGCGCAGATCGACGATGCGCTCTCCGCCGCGGCGGCCGTCGGGGACGACCACATCCAGGAGCAGTCGGGACGCGTGAACCCCGAGAGCTGGACCCACGGCTCGAGCGAGCAGCGACAGCGCTGGTTCATGGCCGGCTACGAGGGCGGCCACGCGGCGTGCGACACGTTCGCCGTGTCGGGTGCGGAGCTCTGA